Proteins from one Streptomyces sp. NBC_00289 genomic window:
- the fahA gene encoding fumarylacetoacetase has translation MPPFDVPEGDPFGPHNLPYGVFSLPGSTERTVGVRLGDAVLDAGAAAAALGSPYISLLARPSLNPLLAAGRTAWSDVRRALTAWVTVPSHREVIEPLFHPLSSVTLHLPFEVADYVDFYASENHARNVGQIFRPDAADSLTPNWKHLPIGYHGRAGTVVVSGTDVVRPSGQRKAPSDATPVFGPSVRLDIEAEVGFVVGAPSRLGRPVDLADFRDHVFGVCLLNDWSARDIQAWEYVPLGPFLGKSFATSVSAWITPLDALDDARVSPPARTHPLLPYLDDADDEPGGYDLRISIAINGHVVSEPPFSTMYWTAAQQLAQMTVNGASLRTGDLYGSGTVSGPTERERGSLLELTWNGRDALELPDGKRAFLEDGDVVTMSAWAPGPGGTRVGLGEVTGRVVPADHDG, from the coding sequence ATGCCCCCCTTCGATGTCCCCGAGGGCGACCCCTTCGGCCCGCACAACCTTCCGTACGGCGTGTTCTCACTCCCCGGCTCCACGGAGCGGACGGTCGGTGTGCGGCTCGGCGACGCCGTCCTCGACGCGGGCGCGGCGGCCGCGGCACTCGGCTCGCCGTACATCTCCCTGCTGGCGCGGCCGTCCCTGAACCCGCTGCTGGCCGCCGGCCGGACCGCGTGGTCCGACGTACGGCGTGCGCTGACCGCGTGGGTGACCGTGCCGTCCCACCGGGAGGTCATCGAGCCCCTGTTCCACCCGCTGTCGTCGGTGACGCTGCACCTCCCCTTCGAGGTCGCGGACTACGTCGACTTCTACGCCTCCGAGAACCACGCCCGGAACGTGGGCCAGATCTTCCGCCCCGACGCGGCCGACTCCCTGACGCCCAACTGGAAGCACCTGCCCATCGGCTACCACGGCCGCGCGGGCACGGTGGTGGTGTCCGGCACCGATGTCGTACGACCGTCCGGGCAGCGGAAGGCCCCCTCCGACGCGACGCCCGTGTTCGGCCCGTCCGTCCGCCTGGACATCGAGGCGGAGGTCGGCTTCGTGGTCGGCGCGCCCTCGCGGCTCGGCCGGCCCGTGGACCTCGCCGACTTCCGGGACCACGTCTTCGGGGTCTGCCTGCTCAACGACTGGTCCGCCCGGGACATCCAAGCCTGGGAGTACGTCCCGCTCGGCCCGTTCCTCGGCAAGTCCTTCGCCACGTCGGTGTCGGCGTGGATCACCCCGCTGGACGCGCTGGACGACGCGCGGGTGTCACCGCCCGCGCGGACGCACCCCCTGCTGCCGTATCTCGACGACGCCGACGACGAACCCGGCGGCTACGACCTGCGCATCTCGATCGCGATCAACGGTCACGTGGTCTCCGAACCCCCCTTCTCCACCATGTACTGGACGGCCGCCCAGCAACTCGCCCAGATGACCGTCAACGGGGCCTCCCTGCGCACCGGCGACCTGTACGGCTCGGGCACGGTGAGCGGTCCGACGGAGCGGGAACGCGGTTCGCTGCTGGAACTGACCTGGAACGGCCGCGATGCCCTGGAACTCCCCGACGGCAAGCGGGCGTTCCTGGAGGACGGGGATGTGGTCACGATGTCGGCGTGGGCGCCGGGACCGGGCGGCACCCGGGTCGGACTGGGAGAGGTCACCGGACGGGTGGTGCCGGCGGACCACGACGGCTGA
- a CDS encoding DegT/DnrJ/EryC1/StrS family aminotransferase — translation MAIGEAGLVSARPDSQSQRTKRLEEIMRGRLGRECVYVPSCRFGLYLALRHWCPPGGRVLMSPVNDDVILFVVLAAGLRPVQAPLDPLDASIDVDAVPEAVWGSLSAVLTTNLYGNPDPAPRLRERCDALGIPLFEDAAHAIGSEVGGRPVGAWGDASVFSLSKHVGAKAGGMLSVADPGLREELERTGRDLLAPGRPTAELAYAVRPYAEAAVRGLRLRSAAWTTMRLLGLMEREEIRMPLRPEELARAGDSAPGLEAYDPWVRVDMHDYRLRSGRLRLGRIGRRLGRLDETLAACRAGTELLLSTKWAKPGAASGSGDPVQPLFRVPLFVSDRDAAIRALARRGIVVGYLYDPPLDDYAGAPFTDLSPAPEGARWFARHAVPVDPLRARVVIDALEESGAQPAGVAPALASGEAAPANKGELAPEGRVAEGQLAEGPVSRGLGPSRG, via the coding sequence ATGGCCATTGGGGAGGCCGGCCTCGTGTCGGCGCGCCCGGACTCACAGTCGCAACGGACCAAGCGGCTGGAAGAGATCATGCGCGGGCGACTCGGTCGGGAATGCGTATACGTACCGTCGTGCCGGTTCGGGTTGTATCTGGCGCTGCGCCACTGGTGCCCGCCCGGCGGGCGGGTGCTGATGTCGCCGGTCAACGACGACGTCATCCTCTTCGTGGTGCTCGCGGCCGGGCTGCGGCCGGTCCAGGCACCGCTCGACCCGCTGGACGCGTCCATCGACGTCGACGCCGTGCCCGAAGCGGTGTGGGGTTCGCTGTCGGCCGTACTGACCACCAACCTGTACGGCAATCCGGACCCGGCTCCTCGACTGCGCGAGCGGTGCGACGCGTTGGGGATACCCCTGTTCGAGGACGCGGCGCACGCGATCGGCAGCGAGGTGGGCGGCCGGCCGGTGGGAGCTTGGGGGGACGCCTCGGTCTTCAGCCTGTCCAAACACGTCGGCGCCAAGGCGGGCGGCATGCTGTCCGTCGCCGATCCGGGGCTGCGTGAAGAGCTGGAGCGGACCGGCCGTGATCTGCTCGCCCCGGGCCGGCCCACGGCCGAACTGGCTTACGCCGTACGGCCGTACGCGGAGGCGGCCGTGCGCGGTCTGCGCCTGCGGAGCGCCGCCTGGACCACGATGCGACTGCTGGGACTGATGGAACGCGAGGAGATCCGGATGCCGCTGCGTCCGGAGGAACTCGCGCGCGCCGGCGACTCGGCCCCGGGCCTGGAGGCGTACGACCCCTGGGTGCGGGTGGACATGCACGACTACCGTCTGCGGTCCGGGCGGCTGCGGCTCGGCCGTATCGGCCGGAGGCTCGGCCGACTGGACGAGACGCTCGCGGCCTGTCGCGCGGGTACGGAACTGCTGCTGTCGACGAAGTGGGCGAAGCCGGGTGCGGCGAGCGGGTCCGGCGATCCCGTCCAACCCCTGTTCCGGGTCCCGTTGTTCGTGTCGGACCGGGACGCGGCGATCAGGGCGCTGGCGCGGCGGGGCATCGTCGTCGGCTATCTCTACGACCCACCCCTGGACGACTACGCGGGCGCGCCCTTCACCGATCTCTCGCCCGCCCCCGAAGGGGCCCGCTGGTTCGCCCGGCACGCGGTGCCGGTGGATCCGCTGCGGGCCCGCGTCGTCATCGACGCGTTGGAGGAGTCCGGGGCCCAGCCGGCCGGGGTGGCGCCTGCACTCGCGTCGGGAGAGGCGGCACCGGCGAACAAGGGTGAA
- a CDS encoding M56 family metallopeptidase, translated as MTVCLLLLSVVAVTAAVPVPRALTRSEWPDREPVVALWVWQCLVATVLLCCLTALVLGAAAVFHTVRDHVFAPAPPAVTAAYDLSTAPPWAVALTVLLACGAAWTTAMIARELVEARRRRGQARAHLRERAPDLPAGLPPARGPMLVLEDEYPDAWWMPGHPPQLVVTTGALHRLTDHQLDAVLTHERGHARARHDWLLHLSTALATGFPRIPLFAHFCDQTHRLVELAADDTASRRCGHLTTALALIELNQHRGVLSCASSHRLLGERVDRLLQPPPRLGRGNRALTTTVAALVPLVPLLITFAPGLTALS; from the coding sequence ATGACTGTCTGCCTGCTCCTGCTGAGTGTCGTCGCCGTGACGGCCGCCGTGCCGGTTCCGCGTGCGCTGACCCGGTCCGAATGGCCGGACCGGGAACCCGTGGTCGCGCTGTGGGTGTGGCAGTGCCTGGTCGCCACCGTCCTGCTGTGCTGTCTGACGGCCCTGGTCCTGGGTGCGGCGGCCGTCTTCCACACCGTCCGCGACCACGTCTTCGCCCCGGCACCGCCGGCCGTGACCGCGGCGTACGACCTGTCCACGGCCCCGCCGTGGGCGGTCGCCCTCACCGTGCTGCTGGCCTGCGGGGCCGCCTGGACCACGGCGATGATCGCCCGGGAACTCGTCGAGGCCCGCCGGCGCCGCGGCCAGGCGCGGGCGCACCTGCGGGAACGCGCCCCAGACCTGCCCGCCGGTCTGCCTCCCGCCCGCGGCCCCATGCTGGTCCTGGAGGACGAGTACCCCGACGCCTGGTGGATGCCCGGCCATCCGCCCCAACTGGTCGTCACCACCGGGGCGCTGCACCGCCTCACCGACCACCAGCTCGACGCCGTCCTCACCCACGAGCGCGGTCACGCGCGCGCCCGCCACGACTGGCTGCTGCACCTCTCCACCGCGCTGGCCACGGGCTTTCCCCGCATCCCCCTCTTCGCCCACTTCTGCGACCAGACCCACCGGCTGGTGGAACTCGCCGCCGACGACACGGCATCCCGGCGTTGCGGCCACCTGACCACCGCCCTGGCTCTCATCGAACTCAACCAGCACCGAGGCGTCCTGTCCTGCGCCTCCAGCCACCGCCTCCTCGGCGAACGCGTCGACCGTCTCCTCCAGCCCCCGCCCCGTCTCGGCCGCGGAAACCGGGCCCTGACGACGACGGTGGCGGCGCTGGTGCCCCTGGTTCCGCTCCTGATCACCTTCGCGCCGGGCCTGACCGCACTGTCGTAG